The Desulfonatronum lacustre DSM 10312 region CGGGCCTGTCCGGTGGATATCCCGATCCTGGCGCTGAAGCGCAAGCTGAACAAGGAAATCAAGGAAGTCTTCAACCACGATGCCGGTGTTGATCCCAACGCAATACCGCCATTGCTCTCCTTCCAGGTGGAAGAGGAGAACATCAACGAGCGAGGTTGGTGATGGCCGAGGCCAAATTCATAGCAAACGACAAGCTGACGGCCTGGCTGGACGAATTGTCCGCGACCATGCGGGTGCTCGCTCCGGCCAGGCAAGGCGACGCGGTGGTCTTTGTCCCGTATGTCGCGGGCCAAAATGTGGAATTGGGACAAGAGGCAACGGCCCCGCCCAAAAGCACCGTCTTTCCGGCCAGCGAGGATCTGCTGCGCTACGACTACCGCAAGAACCCGGAAAACCTGGGTCAGGTGGACGTGGAACTGTTTCCGACCATCACTCCGGAACCGACCTTGGTTTTCGGTTCCCGGCCCTGCGGCGCTCGGGGATTCCTGATTTTCGACCGGGTCTACGACGGCGCGAAGTATAAAGATCCGTATTATCTGGCCCGCAGGGAAGCCACCCTTTTCGCGACGATTGCCTGCCTGAAGGCGGAGAACGCCTGTTTTTGTCACAGCGTGGGCTCCGCTCCGGGGGACGCCGCGGGTTCGGACCTGCTCCTGACGCCCATGGACGACGGGTACGTGGTGGAGGCGGTCAGCAAGAAGGGTGAAGCGTTGCTGGGCAGTTCCCTGTTCACGGCCGGGAAGAAAAAAGCCGGACAGGCCAAGAAGCTGCGGGAGCAGGCCCTGAAGGACATGGGCGAACCGCAAGACTTCGGCCCGGCCAAGGACAAGCTGTTGGCGCTGTTCGACGACATGGGCTTCTGGGAGGATGTCTCGGCCAAGTGTATCAGTTGCGGGGCCTGCACCTATCTTTGCCCGACCTGTTACTGCTTCAACATCACCGACGAAAACGCCGGGCTGACCGGTCGACGGGTGCGGTCCTGGGACAACTGCATGTCCTTTCAGTTCACCCTGGAAGCCAGCGGCCACAATCCCCGGCCCACCAAGGCCCATCGCCTGAAGAACCGGGTCGGGCACAAGTTCAGCTATTACCCGGCCCTGCATGAGGGGATCATCGCCTGTTGCGGCTGCGGCCGGTGCATCAAGAGTTGTCCCGTGAGCGTGGACATCCGGGAAATCGTGACCAAAGCCATGGCCCATCAACCACCGGCTGTCGAGGAGGCCGCGAAATGACCGAGAATCCGAAACAGTCGCCTCTGACGGCCAATCCCTATCTGCCGGAGATCGGCACGATCATCGAGACGATTCAGGAGACGCACAACATCAAGACCTTCCGGATCGTCCTGGGCAGTGAAGAGCGGATGCAAAACTTCCACTACGAGCCGGGTCAGGTGGGGCAGTTGTCCGTGTTCGGCATCGGCGAGTCCACCTTTGTGATCAACTCGCCGCCCACGCGCAAGGAGTACCTGCAGTTCAGCGTGATGCGCGCCGGTGAAGTGACCACCAAGCTGCATTCCCTGTCCAAGGGTGATCGGATCGGCGTACGCGCTCCGCTGGGCAATCACTTCCCCTACGAGTCCATGAAGGGCAAGGACGTCGTCTTCATCGGCGGCGGGATCGGCATGGCCCCGTTGCGCACCCTGCTACTGTTCATGCTGGACAACCGCGAGGACTACGGCAAGATCAGCGTGCTGTACGGCGCACGCAGCCCTCAGGACATGGCTTTCAGCTACGAACTGCCCGAATGGCTGGAGCGCAAGGACATGGAGACCGTGCTGACCATCGACCGAGAGGCCGAAGGCTGGGAGCACAAGGTCGGGCTGATCCCCAACGTGCTCCTGGAGATGGCCCCCAAGCCCAAGAAGGCCGTGGCCGTGACCTGCGGCCCGCCGATCATGATCAAGTTCACCCTTCAGGCCCTGAAGAAGCTGGGCTTCAAGGACGATCAGATCGTCACCACCCTGGAAAAGCGCATGAAGTGCGGCGTGGGCATCTGCGGACGCTGCAACATCGGCACGAAATACGTCTGCGTTGACGGGCCGGTGTTTACCTACGAACAGTTGCGTGAATTGCCCAATGAACTTTGATCCGGGCTCGCCCGGATTCGGTTTGCGACGGATGTGAACCAAGGAGAGAAGCTATGGCTGAATTTTTTCAGGCGGCCGAGATCGCCGAAGCCGCGGTGACCATCGAACAACAGGGGCAGGCCTTTTACATCAGCGCGGCCCAGGCCGCGAAGAACCCGGATGTGAAGGACTTCTTTCTGTATTTTGCCAAGGAAGAAGCCCGGCATGAACAGATTTTCCAGCAGCTCAAGGACCGGTTGGGCAAGTTCGAGCTGCCGGCCTGGAGCACGACGGAAGAGTATGGGATGTATTTGAAGGCCCTGATTGATTCCCACTCGATCTTTTCCCCGGAGCTGCAAAGACGGTTGGCCGAAGCCACTAGTGAAAACGAAGCCATTCGTCTGGCCATGGGCTTTGAAAAGGACACGATTCTGTTTTTCATGGAAATGAAGGAGCTGGTCCCGGACACTGAAAAGAAATTCGTGATGCAGTGCATTGACGAGGAACGCTCGCATCTGCGCCAGCTCTCGAAAATGCTGACGTAGGGGGCGGATACGTAGGGATGTCATGTTGCACTGTGTTCAGCGAAACGGCTGAGCACGAACACGATACATGCTGACGGACTGTTGGGGTAATTTGCGTTTGAGCCGGGCACGGTGACTCAGGGAAGTATCTGGCTCGCCTGTTTACATCCCGATGCTCGGGACGTAAATTTGAACGGCTGGACGGATAATCGGCGACTTGGTGATTGGCTGAGTGTTTTTGCATGCAGGCATAACATATTAAGGAGGTTCTTTGATGGACAAGATTTTACGCATTGATGTCGGCGCACAGGGCGGACCCAAGGCGACCGTGGAGCCGGTGGGCGACTACGCGGGTATGGGCGGTCGGGGCATGACCACCATGGTGGTGTACAAGGAAGTCCCGGCGGATTGTCATCCCTTGGGACCGGAAAACAAGCTGGTTATTTCCCCCGGCTTGATGAGCGGTTCGGCTGCCTCTTCCTCCGGCCGCCTTTCCGTGGGCTGCAAGAGCCCGTTAACCGGGACCATCAAGGAATCCAACGCCGGCGGCACCGCTGCCCAGGCCCTGGGACGTCTCGGCTACGCCGCGGTGATTCTGGAAGGCGAGCGCCAGGGCGACGACATGTACAAGGTGTTCATCGACGATCAGGGCGTGAAGATCGAGAAGGCCAACGAGCTGAAGATGTTGCCCAACTACGAGCTGATCGACAAACTGAAGCCCGTTTACGGGGAAAAGGTTTCCGTGATCTCCATCGGCACGGCTGGCGAGATGCGCTTTTCCAACTCCTCCATCGCCGTGACGGATCCGGAATTCCGGCCCACCCGGCACTGCGGACGCGGCGGCGTCGGCGCTGTCATGGGCTCCAAGGGCATCAAGTGCATCGTTGTGGACGCTTCCAACACCAAAATGCGTCAACCCGCAAATCCGGAAGGGTTCAAGGAAGCCAACCGCAAGTTCGTGGAAGGGCTGAAGCAGCACGCGGTCACCGGCCAGGGCCTGCCCACCTACGGCACCAACGTGCTGACCAACGTGCTCAACGAAGCCGGCGGCTATCCCACCTACAACTTCCGTGAAGGCCGCTACAAGCACCACCAGAGTCTGTCCGGCGAACTCCAGGCCGAGAACATGAAGAACCGCGAAGGCGGCCAGCCCACCCACGGCTGCCACCGCGGCTGCGCCATCCAGTGCTCCGGAATCTATACGGACAAGGACGGCAACTACATGACCAAGCAGCCGGAATACGAGACCGTCTGGTCCCACGGCGGCAACTGCGGCATCGACGATTTGGACGTGGTGGCCAAGCTGGACTACCTGGACGATAACTATGGGGTGGACACCATTGAAATGGGCGTGACCATCGGCGTGGCCATGGAAGCCGGAGTGATTGAGTTCGGCGACGGCGAAGGGGCCATCAATCTGGTCCACGAAGTGGGCAAGGGCACTCCGTTGGGTCGCATCCTGGGGGCGGGCGCCGCCACCACGGCCCGTTGCTACGGCCTGGAGCATGCTCCTGTCGTCAAGGGTCAGGCCATGCCGGCTTACGATCCTCGCGCGGTGAAGGGCATTGGGGTGACCTACGCCACCACGACTCAGGGAGCTGACCATACGGCAGGTTATGCCGTGGCCACGAACATTCTCAAGGTCGGCGGCGATGTCGATCCGCTCAAGCCTGAAGGCCAGGCCGAACTGTCCCGGAACCTGCAGGTGGCGACGGCGGCCTTGGACGCCACGGGCTACTGCCTGTTCATCGCCTTCGCCATTCTGGATCAGCCCGAGACCTTCAACGCCATGGTCGATTCCATCAACCAGATGTACGGCCTGAACATGACCGGCGACGACGTGGTCGCCCTGGGCCAGAAGATCCTGAAAATGGAGCGAGAATTCAACAAGAAGGCCGGTTTCGGTCCTGAGCATGACCGTCTGCCCCGGTACTTCTCCCGCGAGCCCCTCGCGCCCCACAATGTCGTGTTCGACGTGTCCAATGAAGAATTGGACAGCGTCTACAACTTCTAAACGTAAGAACGATCTTTTGTTCGGCACCCCGGGAGGCGGCCAGCCTCCCGGGGTGCCGCTGTTCTGTTCAGGACCCGTTTTTATTCATTTGCTTATTTGCGTGGCAGGGCGGCGTTTGCCGCATCTAACGTCAATTTCCAAACCTGACTTCGGAGAGATCAGCCATGCCGTACACCGCTCCTTATCCTGAACCCTATGACAAAACATTGGACAATCTGCCTCTGATCGTGATGGAGCACGATGCCCCGGAATGGTTCGGCATTCTTCTCCAGGGCTTTGACATGCCCGTGCCCAAACCCTGCACGCTCAGGGAGTTTTTGTGTGAACTGGTCGGCGTTTGCGGGGTGTATACGGAAAAATACTTGCAGACGATTTTCCTCAACGGGAAGGCCATTGACGATCTGGACCGGGCAATGATCGTTCCCTCCTCGCGTTTGGCTTTGTCCGCGGCCATGCCTGGCTTGGTGGGGGCGACAATGCGCCGGGGCGGCTATTACAGCAGAATGCGCGAGGGGATCTCACAGTCCAGGGAGAACACGACCGACTCGACGGAAGAACAGCCTTTTCGCCTGCAAGTTCGTCTCTACAATGCCGTAGGCCGTGAGCTTGCCGGCTTGTTTCTGCACCAGGGGGTTTTTGTCCCCTCGGAATATCTTTTGAAGTTTTTAAAATCCCAACCCCCGAAATTTTTTGACCACTTGCATAAAGTTGTCCTCAACGGCACGCCTTTGCCCGTCACGTCATCATCCCTCGATTCTTGGCAACTTCCCCAGGGCGACATCGCTCTGAGAGTAACGGCCGTCCAACCGTAACACCCCATCCCCCCAGCTTTGGGGATATGTTCGTCGCAGGGTTCCTGGGCAGTAAGCCACCCTGTCCAAAAATAGTTTGACGATTTTACGGATAACAATTATCCATAAAGAAATGTTTTCGCAAAATGGGACGTGTCATGGAGAAACCACTTTCGAGTACCAATGAACGCCTTGAGCAGATGATCGCACGGCTCAAGGAACGCGATTTTCGGCTGACCCCGCAGCGGATGGCCGTGCTCAAGATCTTGGCTTCCAGCCACGGACATCCATCGGTGGAACGGATTTACGAGCAGGTTCGCCGGGATTTTCCGACTACGAGCATTGCCACGGTTTACAAGACCGTGGCCCTGTTGCGAGAATTGGGCGAGGTGCTGGAATTGGGCTTTCCCGACGGCAGCAACCGCTACGACGGCAGCAAGCCGTATCCCCATCCCCATGTCATCTGCATTAAGTGCAAGACGATTCTGGACCCAAAGCTGAACGGTCTGACGGATCTGACTAAAGAGGTCAGCCAGGAAACCGGCTTTCGGGTCACCACGCATCGTGTGGATTTTTTCGGGGTCTGCCGGGCCTGTCAGGGGGCTGCATCCGGAAAAGAGACGGAAAACATCGGTTCGTAGGAGATGGCAACCAAATCGTTATCAGAACCTCAACCGTTCATGGAACGAAAGGAGATCTCGGTATGAGTGAAACAGGCAAATGTCCCGTTACGGGCAAGACGCATGACCACCCGGCCGCCAAAGGCACGTCGAATCGCGAATGGTGGCCCAATCAACTGGACCTGGACATTCTGCACCAGCACGCCCCTGCCTCCAACCCCTTGGGGCCGGATTTCAACTACGCCGAGGAGTTCAAGAAGCTCGACCTGGACGCGGTGAAAAAGGATCTCGTCGCCCTGATGACCGACTCCCAGGAGTGGTGGCCGGCGGACTGGGGCCATTACGGCGGGCTGATGATCCGCATGGCCTGGCACAGCGCGGGTACCTACCGCACCGCGGACGGACGCGGCGGGGGCGGAACCGGGAACCAGCGCTTCGCGCCCATCAACAGCTGGCCGGACAACGTCAATCTGGACAAGGCCCGACGATTGCTCTGGCCGATCAAGAAAAAATACGGCAACAGGATTTCTTGGGCCGACCTGATGATCCTGGCGGGCAACTGCGCGTTGGAATCCATGGGTTTCAAAACTTTTGGGTTCGGCGGCGGACGTGAGGACATCTGGCAACCGGAGGAGGATATCTACTGGGGCTCGGAGGCCGAATGGCTGGGCGACAAACGCTACAGCGGGGATCGGGACCTGGAGAATCCTCTGGCCGCGGTGCAGATGGGCCTGATTTACGTGAACCCCGAAGGCCCGGGCGGCAACCCGGACCCGGTGGCGTCGGGCCGCGACGTGCGGGAAACTTTTGCCCGCATGGGCATGAATGACGAAGAAACCGTCGCCTTGACCGCCGGCGGCCACACCTTTGGCAAATGCCACGGCGCGGGCGATCCGTCCCATGTCGGCCCGGAGCCCGAAGCCGCACCCATTGAGGAGCAGGGCTTCGGCTGGAAGAGCAGCTTCGGTAGCGGCAAGGGCGGCGATACGATCAGCAGCGGCATCGAGGGCGCCTGGAAGCCGAACCCGACCAGGTGGGACATGGGTTATCTGAAAGTGCTGTTCAAATACGAGTGGGAGCTGGTCAAGAGTCCGGCCGGCGCAAACCAGTGGCTGGCCAAGGACGTGGAAGACGAGGACATGATCGTGGACGCCCACGATACCACGAAGAAGCGCCGCCCCATGATGACTACGGCTGACCTGTCGCTGCGCTTCGACCCGATCTATGAGCCCATTGCCCGGCGCTACCTGAACGATCCGGAAGGCTTCGCGGATGCGTTCGCCAGGGCGTGGTTCAAGCTGACCCACCGGGACATGGGCCCCAAGGCCCGCTACCTCGGCCCGGAAGTCCCGGCCGAAGACCTGATCTGGCAGGACCCGGTCCCGGCTGTTGATCACCCCCTGGTCGACGCCAAGGACGTCGCCGACCTCAAGGCCAAGGTTCTAGCCTCCGGCCTGTCCGTGGCGGAACTGGTCTCCACGGCGTGGGCCTCGGCCTCCACCTTTCGGGGCTCGGACAAGCGCGGCGGGGCCAATGGCGCCCGGATTCGCCTGACGCCGCAAAAGGATTGGGCCGTGAACCAGCCGGACCGGTTGGCCAAGGTGCTGGGCGTGCTGGAATCCATCCAAAGCGACTTCAACGCCGCCCAATCCGACGGCAAGAAGGTCTCCCTGGCGGACCTGATCGTCCTGGCCGGATGCGCCGGTGTCGAGACCGCGGCCAAGGCCGGCGGACATGCTGTGGAGATGCCCTTTTCCCCAGGCCGTACGGACGCCTCGCAGGACCAGACCGATCAGGAATCCTTTGCTTTGCTGGAACCCGAAGCCGACGGCTTCCGCAACTATCAGAAAAAGGCCTATTCCGTATCCGCCGAGGAGATGCTGGTGGACAAGGCCCAGTTGCTGACCCTGAGCGCTCCGGAAATGACCGTGCTCGTCGGCGGGTTGCGGGTGCTGGGAGTCAACGTCGGCGGATCGGCCCACGGCGTGTTCACAGACCGGCCCGGAGCTCTGACCAACGACTTCTTCACCAATCTGCTGGACATGGGCACTGTGTGGAAAGCCATGTCCGAGACAGGAGACACCTTTGAAGGCCGAGACCGCAAGACCGGGGACCTGAAGTGGACCGGCACCCGCGTGGACCTGATCTTCGGCTCCAACTCGCGATTGCGCGCCCTGGCCGAAGTCTACGCCCAAAACGACGCTCAGGAGAAATTCCTGCGCGACTTCGTCGCGGCCTGGACCAAGGTCATGAACCTGGACCGCTTCGACCTGACTTGATCCCGGCTTAACGGTCTTTGGGAGTAGGGGCGACCGGCCGGTCGCCCCTACGGCTCCCCCGCTATTGCAGCGTCATGCTCCGTTGGACATTCGGTCCTTGTCATTTAAATGATCGGCCTTATCTCTTGTCTCGAACAGCTTGACGATTGTCGCTGTTCATGATTGCAAGGCTCGCGGTGAACATTGTGCGTTTTGTGGGTCACAGGCCTTGACCATCCTTTCATCAACCAAATTGCAAGGAGATTATGAAAATGTCCGAAAAGCGTTGCTGCCCCCATTGCGGCGTGGAGTTGACCTCGACCTTGGGACCGCCGGAGTCCGGCTGGGGGGCGCTGTTGGTCTGTGAAAACAATGATTGCGCAGTCTTCAGGGGCTCCAATGAGAACATCAAGTACAAGCCCGGCGACTCTCCACTGGGTTGCCGCTACGCCGAAGACGTGGAAGGCGGCTATAAATCTTTCAATATGCTGGCTTTTCGTGGATTCTAACCTTTCGC contains the following coding sequences:
- a CDS encoding 4Fe-4S dicluster domain-containing protein, producing MAEAKFIANDKLTAWLDELSATMRVLAPARQGDAVVFVPYVAGQNVELGQEATAPPKSTVFPASEDLLRYDYRKNPENLGQVDVELFPTITPEPTLVFGSRPCGARGFLIFDRVYDGAKYKDPYYLARREATLFATIACLKAENACFCHSVGSAPGDAAGSDLLLTPMDDGYVVEAVSKKGEALLGSSLFTAGKKKAGQAKKLREQALKDMGEPQDFGPAKDKLLALFDDMGFWEDVSAKCISCGACTYLCPTCYCFNITDENAGLTGRRVRSWDNCMSFQFTLEASGHNPRPTKAHRLKNRVGHKFSYYPALHEGIIACCGCGRCIKSCPVSVDIREIVTKAMAHQPPAVEEAAK
- a CDS encoding FAD/NAD(P)-binding protein; the encoded protein is MTENPKQSPLTANPYLPEIGTIIETIQETHNIKTFRIVLGSEERMQNFHYEPGQVGQLSVFGIGESTFVINSPPTRKEYLQFSVMRAGEVTTKLHSLSKGDRIGVRAPLGNHFPYESMKGKDVVFIGGGIGMAPLRTLLLFMLDNREDYGKISVLYGARSPQDMAFSYELPEWLERKDMETVLTIDREAEGWEHKVGLIPNVLLEMAPKPKKAVAVTCGPPIMIKFTLQALKKLGFKDDQIVTTLEKRMKCGVGICGRCNIGTKYVCVDGPVFTYEQLRELPNEL
- a CDS encoding ferritin-like domain-containing protein, coding for MAEFFQAAEIAEAAVTIEQQGQAFYISAAQAAKNPDVKDFFLYFAKEEARHEQIFQQLKDRLGKFELPAWSTTEEYGMYLKALIDSHSIFSPELQRRLAEATSENEAIRLAMGFEKDTILFFMEMKELVPDTEKKFVMQCIDEERSHLRQLSKMLT
- a CDS encoding aldehyde ferredoxin oxidoreductase family protein; protein product: MDKILRIDVGAQGGPKATVEPVGDYAGMGGRGMTTMVVYKEVPADCHPLGPENKLVISPGLMSGSAASSSGRLSVGCKSPLTGTIKESNAGGTAAQALGRLGYAAVILEGERQGDDMYKVFIDDQGVKIEKANELKMLPNYELIDKLKPVYGEKVSVISIGTAGEMRFSNSSIAVTDPEFRPTRHCGRGGVGAVMGSKGIKCIVVDASNTKMRQPANPEGFKEANRKFVEGLKQHAVTGQGLPTYGTNVLTNVLNEAGGYPTYNFREGRYKHHQSLSGELQAENMKNREGGQPTHGCHRGCAIQCSGIYTDKDGNYMTKQPEYETVWSHGGNCGIDDLDVVAKLDYLDDNYGVDTIEMGVTIGVAMEAGVIEFGDGEGAINLVHEVGKGTPLGRILGAGAATTARCYGLEHAPVVKGQAMPAYDPRAVKGIGVTYATTTQGADHTAGYAVATNILKVGGDVDPLKPEGQAELSRNLQVATAALDATGYCLFIAFAILDQPETFNAMVDSINQMYGLNMTGDDVVALGQKILKMEREFNKKAGFGPEHDRLPRYFSREPLAPHNVVFDVSNEELDSVYNF
- a CDS encoding Fur family transcriptional regulator; the encoded protein is MEKPLSSTNERLEQMIARLKERDFRLTPQRMAVLKILASSHGHPSVERIYEQVRRDFPTTSIATVYKTVALLRELGEVLELGFPDGSNRYDGSKPYPHPHVICIKCKTILDPKLNGLTDLTKEVSQETGFRVTTHRVDFFGVCRACQGAASGKETENIGS
- the katG gene encoding catalase/peroxidase HPI, yielding MSETGKCPVTGKTHDHPAAKGTSNREWWPNQLDLDILHQHAPASNPLGPDFNYAEEFKKLDLDAVKKDLVALMTDSQEWWPADWGHYGGLMIRMAWHSAGTYRTADGRGGGGTGNQRFAPINSWPDNVNLDKARRLLWPIKKKYGNRISWADLMILAGNCALESMGFKTFGFGGGREDIWQPEEDIYWGSEAEWLGDKRYSGDRDLENPLAAVQMGLIYVNPEGPGGNPDPVASGRDVRETFARMGMNDEETVALTAGGHTFGKCHGAGDPSHVGPEPEAAPIEEQGFGWKSSFGSGKGGDTISSGIEGAWKPNPTRWDMGYLKVLFKYEWELVKSPAGANQWLAKDVEDEDMIVDAHDTTKKRRPMMTTADLSLRFDPIYEPIARRYLNDPEGFADAFARAWFKLTHRDMGPKARYLGPEVPAEDLIWQDPVPAVDHPLVDAKDVADLKAKVLASGLSVAELVSTAWASASTFRGSDKRGGANGARIRLTPQKDWAVNQPDRLAKVLGVLESIQSDFNAAQSDGKKVSLADLIVLAGCAGVETAAKAGGHAVEMPFSPGRTDASQDQTDQESFALLEPEADGFRNYQKKAYSVSAEEMLVDKAQLLTLSAPEMTVLVGGLRVLGVNVGGSAHGVFTDRPGALTNDFFTNLLDMGTVWKAMSETGDTFEGRDRKTGDLKWTGTRVDLIFGSNSRLRALAEVYAQNDAQEKFLRDFVAAWTKVMNLDRFDLT